GTAAATGGCATAAACCTCTAGCTGCCCCTAGAGCAATCGATAACCTCTCCTTGAACTCAAGACGAGTCGGAGCCTCTCGTCCGGTATCTGCCGAAACAAAAACACGAAAAGGTAATGCCATGGTGTCATGCAATGAATCTATTTTGTTTAATGAACCATTACCATATAGGTGATTGCACATGCTACCATTGGGTAAATATTCATATACCAACATTTGGGAACCACCTTCTTGACAATAGCCTAAAAGAGTAACCAAGTTTCGGTGTTGAATCTCGGACAAATACATTACCTGTTCGAGTTCCGAGCTATTAGAAACATAATGCACATGAACTATATATAAAGTGATCAgaacatgttataaaattataataccCCTGCAACGAATTCTGGTCGGGGAATACCGGGATGTCTTTTGATAGCAACGACAACGTCACGAAGCAAACCTTTATAAACCAAGCCGAAACTCCCGTATCCAATGAGACTACTCTCAGCAAATTGTTTGGTAGCTTGCTCTAGTTCTTCCAACATGAACTCCCTTGCTCCTTGTGGTCCATATAAAGACGGACCGGCCGATGAACTCGGTCCAACTCCTCGATTCCACTCCGCTGCAACATTCATAGTTAGTAAACCATGAAGTAGTATAAAAACTTCTCTGTTTCAGTGAAAGAATCTTACTTAATGCCGAAGGATCCGACGAGCCGGTCTCCGAGGCTCTATTCGAAAAACTCTTACATGACTTGAAAAACCAAAAGAATCCCATTATTACAGCCATTAAAGCAAGTGTTCCTGCAGCTCCACCAACAATAGTTGCAACCTTCACCATGTTCTGTCACTGGACTTGATCATTGAACCATCAATGGAAGCATTTAACTAATACATAGTTCACCAAAATGTGTACAACAAGATGCCGAATAAATCCAAATCATAGAATTGTGAAGTTGAAGGACTagtttttaaaaacatttttttattaccTGTAAAGAACCAGACATGAAGGTGGTCCTTGTGACTATATTATATAGTGTACTTTTAGTATAAACAAAACAACATTCAGAAGCCAAACTGGTTGAGGGAGAAACTGAAAAAATCTGAAATATAATCCAAATATTTGTCCAATGATGTTTTTAAGCATCTCATCATAGTGACAAAGGAAATAGAAATAAACcctatatataggtatatatatgtataaataaattgccTAGAACTTCCATTTCATGAAAAAGAAATGGTGATAATAAAGCTTTGGAACTCATCAAGGaagctaaaagaaaaattattaatgccTCGCATGGGGGGGTGTACAAACATAATACGGACTGAACACGACATGAATACATACATGAACATGTatcgtttaaaaaatgggtttttaaTTTGAGGGATACTGGTGAAGACATAATTATTGAAgggatgaaaaagaaaaggtaatgaTCAGGGAATCAAAAAATGAAGTGCTTTTTTATTTCCTGAATTAGCTCTTAAGTTTCCATTTTGCTTTTTTATGATGTGGAAAGGGAAGAGGGGGTACCTAATATAGAGTGGGGATGGGACTATACTGCAAAAATGTGGTCATTGACAGCTGCGGGAAAAAAAACAAGACAAATGCCAGTTTGCCACTGCAAGTATTACAGGTTCCTCAGTTTCCATGCCAGTacattctcttttcttttccttttaatttcttcaacaTTGGGATATCAGAAGATATGAGGATGATTCtgaaagaaattttaacatttatgaAAGACACATTAATTATATATCCACATTGTTGATGGTATTTTGAGACAAGGCAAAATAGACGGTGAGGATGGATGGCTCAACTCATTTAGTACAAGGCAGAGAGCCACTAAGCTAGGTGACCTAAGATGAAAAGAGACGAAAGAGTGTTGAGTGAAAGTCGAACAAGGCAAGTAAAGAGGGAGAAGTGTTTTAGTTGGGAGATGTCATGTGTTCATCATTATAGGTCTATCTGGAATGGTCAAtgaatttaactaattaaattaatcaatgttaaataatcaataaactaataaattaaattatcaagttaattagttaaataattttcttttaattcgaTTGACCCAACCtcaattatatgaattttgttattagtattTTCAAAATGcctaatttaagttttattttaatttagcaaatttttcttttataatattgttaataaatttaattgattcttttttcaaaattagtctAAATtgataacattattatttattattaaatatgtgaattttaaaaaatgctaaacatttaatttattataaatttaatattaattaaatataactaattaaattttcacataattttTAACAGTGAAATCACCAGTCAAAATCACCAATTGAgttttaactcaattaacatgGGCATTATTACTAATGTAAAAGAATGTGAGTTCGATTACGCTGAAACAttttatcttcctatttataaGTTGGGGATGGACTAtagataattttagaaattgtgtcaaaaagagacTTGATATAAGCAAAacttataacaaaaatatttaaaaaattaaaaaaaacagtgAATCgaattcataataataaaaaatggaagaagaaaatggaGCTTTCAATCCACCTCAGCTTGAAAAATATCTTTGCCATCCAGTTTTGTTTCATGTAAAATGGTACATCACATCATTTCATCTCAATAGGATTTACCAATAATACCATTGTCAATATTCAAccgaaaaaatatttaattgaatatttaaaattatagtttaaatttcttaattttaatatttttaaaattttaatattattgttgagtatgactcctattttcgtcaaatttgaaaaataatttttagttaaattatgtttatttgtttcaatctagattatattattattatttgacttatgaatttagcctataaataagctattttacaatcttagaaaataAGCCCATTAGAGATTAAAACTCATAatacatttagagaattttgtatttacattttgaaggttctttattttcgggttttcagggtttagtttttatctttatcttttgtattattcgttcttttgccattatagtaaaattatctttgcccgtgaatttttattctctttggaggggttttttcacgttaaatttgtgtgttcaatttctcaatttattttgctattttttttacttgttgcctaatcgggtcgatcccacaagtggtatcagagctaatttaattttcatagatcagcctattcagagatggcagcaataaggtttgaaattgagaagttcgatggtgagacaaatttcaatctgtgacAAGTTCGGATTatgacaattctagttcaaaccggcttgaaaaaggttgttaccgagaaaaagcctgagaatctaaatcaaatagaatgggaagagcttgatgaaaaggccttgtctgcaatccagtcgtacctcgcgaatacggtattgcaggaggtattgatggagaagacctcatccgccttgtggaaaaggttaaaaACTCTTTATTCGACTAAGTCTTTAGCTAactgtttagtgttgaaacaacgtctatttacgtttcgcatgaacaaATGTGAGCTTATTAGaaatcacatcagtcaattcattactcttttaaatgatttaaagaacgttgaggttcatattaaCGATGAAGATCAGACTATGCCGTTATTGTGCtttttacccccttcatacaagtctttcagggagaccttgatttatggcagagacaaactctcgttcgaagatgtgaagggtcatttgttgagttgagacaaacttgacaatgagtttggtttggatagcaaggcagataggcaagcttctattttggtagcatcaaagaaacgagacaaaaggtgtcgctattgtaaaaagttaggtcacgtcaaagtagattgttataaattgtgaaataaaagagctgctgagagtaatgaggaagatgtagctggtgttaatttggccgatgaaagcggtgatgatttcttgttagtgtcaacgagcgataactccaagctcatgctcgagtggatcctagattcggtatgttctttccacatatgtcccaatagagaatggttcttcacatacagttcggttgaaggtagAGTTAtgcgcatgggaaacgattcatctagtaaggtaattgatattggtactgttaaaattaggatacacgatgggacgattaggacactctcagatgtcaggtatgtacttgatttacgaaagaatttcatctccttgagtattttaaacttgaaaggatgcagaattaACATTGAGTCGAgtgacattaaagtatctcgtggagctctcgttttgttaaaaagtaaaagaaccagcagtctttatattctggaaggttctacagtgacagGTGAAATCGGAAGTCCCTCGTCCGTTATGGAGTCGAAGTCAACTTGTTTGGAatggaggcaacttggtcataggagggaagaATGTATGACAGTTTCGTTGAAGAGAaattctcttttggatgcaggttttgaaaagttagggcactatgttcatgaaaatcagATTCGGGTTAGTTTtaatttggcagtgtacaagtcgaaggctagaagtcttctagTTTCCAAACACAGATTCGACTCaattaattccctgcatagttcaagataggcccgtggtgggctttggcaaagatgacattgtggaaatatgagtcaaggtggagatttgttgagtatgactcatatttcagtcaaatttcagaaataatcttttagttaaactctgtttatttgtttcaatctagattcttttattattgtttgacctatgaatttagcctataaataggctcttttacaacattagaaaatacacctattagatattagaactcataacacattttttgtactcttcattcttttgcgtttgattctttattttgataacTCATAACCCATTagattttgtgtttacgttttgaagattctttattttcgaattttcggggtttagtttttatctccatcttttgtactcttcattcttttgccattatagtaaaattatatttgcccgtagtttttttattctctttggatggatttttccacgttaaatttgtgtgttcaatttctcaatttattccactattttttttacttattgcTTAATCAGGTCGATCccaacaattataataattgaattttttttatcaattttattatgaatttggaGCGTTAAAGCCTACACGCTATATGAATTGTTTGAATatgatatattaaaaaatcttatcaaagaaaaaaaacaataacaCCAATGTTTTGGAACCTAATATGATCACTCGGTTGGATCGAGAACTGGTCAATATACTGATTTGGACAAGGGATTGAACCGACCTCTAAGTGAACGTTCGGAACtagtaaaaaactaaaatttgggACAAAAAACAAcgattaaattagtttatagttttttttaatttgttattaatttttatgaactttttaattaattaattaattgttgttgGACTGATGATCGAGCCAAGAATCAGTGGTCTGATCAATTTGACCATTGATTCgatttttaaaacattgaaCAACTCtcttaaattaatgaaattgttttttttaacatgTCAGATCtaaactatcaatttgatccacgtgttttaaaaatacttcatatagaaacaaagtgatatttgatgtttaaatttaCGGGTAAGCTAGAGTAAGACCAGCTTGATATAATACTGATATTTTAGGAGCtcacataaaataatttgaaatttagggcctaatttaaaatatgacaaTAGTTTGGGggatatttgttaaattaaccctaaaaaaaGGAGGGAAgcgttttgttttttttgggtaaactacaaaaatggtcacttttgtttgccttaaattacatattagtcacttatgtttgaaatgttatgttttagtcacttatgttattgttttgttacgaagtggtcactctaccttTAAACTCCGTTACCTCCTTAACACAGTCCTACATGGCAGtctaaatgggttttaaatgccaacttggatgtctagTTGCTAGgataaaaataggtttttaattaaataaatttaatttggactaccATGTAGGAAATCCAatttggcatttaaaacccatttggactgtcACGTAGGATCACTGTTAGGGAGGTAACAAAGCTTAACAGTGGAGTGaccatttcgtaacaaaacaataacgtaagtgactaaaacgtaacatttcaaacataagtgactaataTGTAAtctaaggcaaacaaaagtgtctatttttgtagtttacccttttttttttagctttcaAAGCAATTTGTTTTTTCAGATATCAGAAAAACCGTGGAGTTGGACAATTAGATTGAAAATCGAACCGGTGTGAGTTGACTCGGTGTAACTCGGCCATGTACGGTGGATCCAGTGACGGCGATGGCCATAAGGCCGCCACTCAACGAGCTTCGTCGATGCTTTGGGCCCCAGAACTTTCCTCGGTACATTGGAACCGGTGCCGGACTTGGATCCGAAGCTCTAATGAGTACGTTTCTCGCCTCTCTGATCTTCATTGCCTTATAACACTTCCACAATTCTatcctttttataatttttatcaatgCATTCAAAGTTTCTCTATTTCACTGAAAATGTAAGCTTATTgtgtttaaacttttttttgttaattttgataaattgtggGTCTTTCTTACTGaaacatgtttaattgatgcttaaaatttcatttggaAGTGGAAGCTTTTTGGTTAAAGCTGAGATTATGAATTCGATTAGCAGAGATTAAGAATGCATTAGATCTTTATTTGAGTTATAAATTCTTGGTTCATGCTTATGTAAATTACACCCAAGGTTACTAAAAAGTTTAGATTAAgtcattaaatttcaaaaaattagaaaatgattaTGGAACTCTTTAAAAGTTTCCATTTAAGTTTACCTTCCAAGACTtgtttgcatttgcatttttggttgaaatgatgatgtaataataaattttattttaccatcATAGAGTTGTTATGATATATCAATGGTAACCAGTTATGGTGGTGTTTCCGATAGTATTCCTTGCAGGAAAAGCAACTGTCTCCAGGGATTAATGGAAACTACTTAAGGTGCATTATTGATGAATACATCTTCAAGATATACCATCCTTTTTCATATAGTCATCAAATtgatgctttatttttattattatggtcCCTGGTTTTTGTTTATTATGTGCTTCGACCTGTTGCTAAGAGTTGAGTTCTTTTTCCTTCCTCGAGTTATCGAACGTATATCGAAACACGGAAGCTAAGAAGGGAAGCATCAAAAAGATATGACGTTTAAATAATCTTCCTATAGAAAATTCTTATGTTTCCTGCTTGTAGTACTTGAGAGCAAGTTTCTGCAGGTCTCACATCTCCAGAGACGTGAATGATGAAGCATAGTTTTACGACTCAGATTactgatttatttataaaagcatCCATCACTGACTCTTGAAACAGAGATTCACACCGGAAATGGATTGAAGGCGGCGACTATGGCCTGTGCATCGAGGACGTGAGGGACGAAATATGGGATATGGTGAAGCCAGTTGATCTTCATTGAGGATTAAACCGGCCAACTTCCTGGCTTGTAAACACGGCCCCACCGTGGCCAAGGAAAATCTTATCCAAGAAGGATAATCGGTAGAAGCATCATAAAGACCtttatattaagagttaaattacattttattctcgctactcaaaaaatagacaaattaatccatatacattaaattaaagaataaattgatcattttgttaaaaaattggtCCATGTATATCAACATAAGATACACATCACATAACACATTACTTATCACTGTTTAATTATTCTATCAACCAtgctaatttttaattatagaaatgAATTATAACATAAAAGGGCTAATTTGCTTTTAGATATAATatacaaagattaatttattcatttttaaaataggaGCAAAATACTATTGAGACGTCCttgatatttttaccaaaatcaCCTTTAGACAAAAACAACGtagatagatttttaaaaataaaattgaagtaaTGGAATTCATCACAAAAGCATTTCTTCCAACTGCATCCTAGCACTAAGCAGTTGTTTATTCAAACTGTTCCTCCTACCATATATACACATCTTGCATATGAGATGGCTGTAACTATTCGGTTTCAGTCTAACACTATACATTGAACGGTTTCCTTGGAGTTGGTGCTCGGTTCTCCATAGATTGCAGTCTTTGCTTGAGGTGGAAAACTTCTACCTACAACAATTGAGTCGTTAATGAAGAAAGCTATTCATTAGAATTCGACATACAGTTATCTCCAAAGCAACACAAGCCATACATACCTGTAGTTGGAATGCTCTGGCCCTCTCCCCTGCAAGGACTCCTCTAGTCGAGTGCAGCTCCTATAACAAAGTTTCAAATCAGGTACTCTTCGAAAACACTTTCAGTTTTTACGAAGAATTGATAATTACCTTTTGAGTATCATCTAGAACTGCTTTAACGAAAGCCACGTCATGTTCGAGTCTTACATTGTCCGAGTGAACTATGTTAGATATGTTGTTGGCCTCTTCTTGTGCAAGTTCTATACCAGCTAGTTTTTCTTTTAGCAAATCCATCTCTTTCACTGTGTCTGCTAGTCTTTTCTCCATCTCCTCTTTGCTCTTCAAAGCCGAAGCTAAATTTCTCTCAATGGTGTCTCGGCTTGCCATTGCAGCTCCCAATTGTACTTCCAAAATTCCGTTTCTTCTACTTAGGGCAGCCATTCTCATCTCGTAGTATATGCTTGAAGGAGCTGATAGCGCTCCTGCTTTACCTTCCATTTCCGGAAATACAAAATTATCGTTACCAACAGGAATGCTTGTGATCCCTTCGACCCGCGGGTTTGAAGGGTTTGAATTTTCACATTCATATAGGAATGATTCATCTGAACGGATTTTGGTCCCTGGAGCATTAACCTCAACTCCTGTATcagtttgatttgttttttgttctGTTGCCTAAAACCCACAAAACCGCAAATGTTAATCATATTAAAAgcggtaaaagtatcatggaggtcCCTGTACTAGTAATCAGATTGTATTGTCTCCTCTACacaaaaaaataggtaaattagttcCTGTACCTTGGATCAAAGAGCAGATTCATCCTTTTTGTTAAAACTTTCATctatttgtactattaaaaattgacgTGATTGGCGGAATAACAAGACCATGACACGTGGTGCGCCACGTATACCACATGTTGACATACAAAGtttagtttttaacagtaaaaatgaacgaaatttttaacagaatgatcaATTTGTTCTTAGATCTAatgtacaatgactaatttgcccattttttgatAGAgaggacaaaatgcaatctaactcctagTGCAGAaacctccatggtacttttacctatTGAAGGCAATAATTAACTAAGTGAAACTTTTATAATTACCTGCAGAATGGAACTTAAGTCCTCTGAACTCTTTGTTATTCTAACACTCGTGTTGTATCCTTCCTTGTTATGAAATTGTTTTCGTAATGAGACATTTCCGGAAAGAGGATTTTGATCCGCAAGTGACAAATCCGACAATGATCTTCTACCAGAACCATGGTCAATTACAGAGGCTAGATTTTGTCTAACAGCAGAATCAACTGAATGGTGCGACGAAGCATTAATAACAGGTTGGCTAGCTGAACGTTTTCCGGCAGATTTACCAGGATTATATTGCCGACCCATGGATGATTCGTTTTTCTCTATGATCAGCACTTCAACCTGTGTAAAAAAACAATGAAGGGATTACAATTTGAACACTATCTAATCATCCTGAGCATACAAATTCAAACTTCAACCTGATTAGATGGCTCTTTCCGGCATCCACCGAACACAACAAGAAAATCCTTATCCTTGTGCTGCATAAGTACTAGGCTAAACCCCTGCAAGAACAACCCCGTTGT
The window above is part of the Gossypium raimondii isolate GPD5lz chromosome 9, ASM2569854v1, whole genome shotgun sequence genome. Proteins encoded here:
- the LOC105800762 gene encoding serine/threonine-protein kinase-like protein ACR4 isoform X1, with the translated sequence MVKVATIVGGAAGTLALMAVIMGFFWFFKSCKSFSNRASETGSSDPSALTEWNRGVGPSSSAGPSLYGPQGAREFMLEELEQATKQFAESSLIGYGSFGLVYKGLLRDVVVAIKRHPGIPRPEFVAGVMYLSEIQHRNLVTLLGYCQEGGSQMLVYEYLPNGSMCNHLYDTGREAPTRLEFKERLSIALGAARGLCHLHGLKPPLIHKNFKTGNVLVDEDFIVKVADAGVSMLLEKIEEASPSYTSSVNVFRDPEVEVLGSFTETSDVYSFGAFLLELITGQDEAMRINYMGSNESLIQWVQSRLSCNDFVDHRLVGSFTMAGIKDMIKLALKCMSFPGERRPDMNTVSIELERIRENEMEMTTVKGEGTAKIALGSELFASK
- the LOC105800761 gene encoding acyl-CoA-binding domain-containing protein 6 isoform X1, producing the protein MKMFSFSRRRMKLNRVKKVQLSESVHGTRSPIRPSKRNNNTIVESALPAGTSHCNDFDPSTAPEINSSGNSENWMVLSVAGEKPVPRFNHAAAVVGNRMIVVGGESGNGLLDDVQVLNFDNFSWTSASSKLYLSPSSFPLKIPSCKGHCLVSWGKKALLVGGRTDPGNDRVSAVWAFDTETECWSVMEAKGEIPVERSGHTVVKANSVLILFGGETAKKKKLNDLHMFDLKSLTWLTLQCTGTRPSPRSNHVATLYDDKTLFIFGGASKSRTLNDMYSLDFETMVWSRIKVRGFHPSPRAGCCGVLCGTKWYIAGGGSRKKRHTETFIYDILKSEWSMAIASLPSSITTNKGFSLVLMQHKDKDFLVVFGGCRKEPSNQVEVLIIEKNESSMGRQYNPGKSAGKRSASQPVINASSHHSVDSAVRQNLASVIDHGSGRRSLSDLSLADQNPLSGNVSLRKQFHNKEGYNTSVRITKSSEDLSSILQATEQKTNQTDTGVEVNAPGTKIRSDESFLYECENSNPSNPRVEGITSIPVGNDNFVFPEMEGKAGALSAPSSIYYEMRMAALSRRNGILEVQLGAAMASRDTIERNLASALKSKEEMEKRLADTVKEMDLLKEKLAGIELAQEEANNISNIVHSDNVRLEHDVAFVKAVLDDTQKELHSTRGVLAGERARAFQLQVEVFHLKQRLQSMENRAPTPRKPFNV
- the LOC105800761 gene encoding acyl-CoA-binding domain-containing protein 6 isoform X3, which encodes MVLSVAGEKPVPRFNHAAAVVGNRMIVVGGESGNGLLDDVQVLNFDNFSWTSASSKLYLSPSSFPLKIPSCKGHCLVSWGKKALLVGGRTDPGNDRVSAVWAFDTETECWSVMEAKGEIPVERSGHTVVKANSVLILFGGETAKKKKLNDLHMFDLKSLTWLTLQCTGTRPSPRSNHVATLYDDKTLFIFGGASKSRTLNDMYSLDFETMVWSRIKVRGFHPSPRAGCCGVLCGTKWYIAGGGSRKKRHTETFIYDILKSEWSMAIASLPSSITTNKGFSLVLMQHKDKDFLVVFGGCRKEPSNQVEVLIIEKNESSMGRQYNPGKSAGKRSASQPVINASSHHSVDSAVRQNLASVIDHGSGRRSLSDLSLADQNPLSGNVSLRKQFHNKEGYNTSVRITKSSEDLSSILQATEQKTNQTDTGVEVNAPGTKIRSDESFLYECENSNPSNPRVEGITSIPVGNDNFVFPEMEGKAGALSAPSSIYYEMRMAALSRRNGILEVQLGAAMASRDTIERNLASALKSKEEMEKRLADTVKEMDLLKEKLAGIELAQEEANNISNIVHSDNVRLEHDVAFVKAVLDDTQKELHSTRGVLAGERARAFQLQVEVFHLKQRLQSMENRAPTPRKPFNV
- the LOC105800762 gene encoding serine/threonine-protein kinase-like protein ACR4 isoform X2 — protein: MVKVATIVGGAAGTLALMAVIMGFFWFFKSCKSFSNRASETGSSDPSALTEWNRGVGPSSSAGPSLYGPQGAREFMLEELEQATKQFAESSLIGYGSFGLVYKGLLRDVVVAIKRHPGIPRPEFVAGVMYLSEIQHRNLVTLLGYCQEGGSQMLVYEYLPNGSMCNHLYDTGREAPTRLEFKERLSIALGAARGLCHLHGLKPPLIHKNFKTGNVLVDEDFIVKVADAGVSMLLEKIEEASPSYTSSVNVFRDPEVEVLGSFTETSDVYSFGAFLLELITGQDEAMRINYMGSNESLIQWAELQ
- the LOC105800761 gene encoding acyl-CoA-binding domain-containing protein 6 isoform X2; the protein is MKMFSFSRRRMKLNRVKKVQLSESVHGTRSPIRPSKRNNNTIVESALPAGTSHCNDFDPSTAPEINSSGNSENWMVLSVAGEKPVPRFNHAAAVVGNRMIVVGGESGNGLLDDVQVLNFDNFSWTSASSKLYLSPSSFPLKIPSCKGHCLVSWGKKALLVGGRTDPGNDRVSVWAFDTETECWSVMEAKGEIPVERSGHTVVKANSVLILFGGETAKKKKLNDLHMFDLKSLTWLTLQCTGTRPSPRSNHVATLYDDKTLFIFGGASKSRTLNDMYSLDFETMVWSRIKVRGFHPSPRAGCCGVLCGTKWYIAGGGSRKKRHTETFIYDILKSEWSMAIASLPSSITTNKGFSLVLMQHKDKDFLVVFGGCRKEPSNQVEVLIIEKNESSMGRQYNPGKSAGKRSASQPVINASSHHSVDSAVRQNLASVIDHGSGRRSLSDLSLADQNPLSGNVSLRKQFHNKEGYNTSVRITKSSEDLSSILQATEQKTNQTDTGVEVNAPGTKIRSDESFLYECENSNPSNPRVEGITSIPVGNDNFVFPEMEGKAGALSAPSSIYYEMRMAALSRRNGILEVQLGAAMASRDTIERNLASALKSKEEMEKRLADTVKEMDLLKEKLAGIELAQEEANNISNIVHSDNVRLEHDVAFVKAVLDDTQKELHSTRGVLAGERARAFQLQVEVFHLKQRLQSMENRAPTPRKPFNV